In one Serinus canaria isolate serCan28SL12 chromosome 2, serCan2020, whole genome shotgun sequence genomic region, the following are encoded:
- the TRIM55 gene encoding tripartite motif-containing protein 55 isoform X1, whose protein sequence is MPQEKLGMSTSLSYKSFSKEQQTMDNLEKQLICPICLEMFTKPVVILPCQHNLCRKCASDIFQASNPYLPTRGGTTVASGGRFRCPSCRHEVVLDRHGVYGLQRNLLVENIIDIYKQESTRPERKCDQPMCEEHEDERINIYCLNCEMPTCSLCKIFGAHKDCQVAPLTNVYQQQKSELSDGIAVLVGSNDRMQGIVTQLEETCKSVEECCKRQKEQLCEKFDYLYSVLEERKNEMTQIITRTQEEKLEHVRSLMKKYADHLEAVSKLVESGIQFMEEPEMAVFLQNAKTLLQKIAEASKGFQMEKIEDGYENMNQFTVNLSREEKIIREIDFDREEEGEEEEEEETEDGEGLGEVHTESSGEEGEEEEVEEEGSEGAPQPPQQNPEAQSAGGEPLAEPTPAPVLAAPAGQDVVVTPSGSQQTPESDTQVPATAETTDPLFYPSWYKSQPRQPSSPSSTPVSGLGKVGTPVSLETSAKKAEAPTSATIEESAPGSGKESNATAATSKTGSEPYPQGRVEEAPVSSERGDEPARHVFSFSWLNSLNE, encoded by the exons ATGCCCCAGGAAAAGCTAGGGATGAGCACCTCCCTGAGCTACAAGTCGTTCTCCAAAGAGCAGCAAACTATGGATAACCTGGAGAAACAGCTGATCTGCCCCATCTGCTTGGAGATGTTCACCAAGCCAGTGGtcatcctgccctgccagcacaaCCTCTGTCGGAAGTGTGCCAGTGACATCTTCCAG GCCTCCAACCCCTACCTGCCGACCAGGGGAGGCACGACTGTGGCGTCGGGGGGCCGCTTCCGCTGTCCCTCCTGCAGGCACGAGGTGGTCCTGGACCGACACGGCGTCTACGGGCTGCAGAGGAACCTGCTGGTGGAGAACATCATTGACATCTACAAGCAGGAGTCCACAAG acCTGAAAGGAAGTGTGACCAGCCAATGTGCGAAGAGCACGAAGATGAGAGGATTAATATTTATTGTTTGAACTGTGAAATGCCCACCTGCTCCTTGTGCAAAATCTTTGGTGCCCACAAAGACTGTCAGGTTGCTCCTCTTACAAATGTTTACCAGCAACAAAAG TCTGAGCTGAGTGATGGCATTGCAGTCCTGGTGGGGAGCAATGACAGAATGCAAGGGATTGTCACACAGCTGGAGGAGACCTGCAAGTCGGTTGAG GAATGCTGCAAACGACAGAAAGAACAGTTGTGTGAAAAATTTGATTATCTCTATTCTGtactggaagaaagaaaaaatgagatgACACAAATAATCACTAGAACCCAAGAGGAGAAACTGGAACACGTCCGCTCCCTGATGAAGAAGTATGCGGATCACTTGGAAGCTGTGTCAAAACTGGTTGAATCAGGAATCCAGTTCATGGAAGAACCAGAAATGGCCGTGTTTTTGCAG AATGCCAAAACATTGCTACAAAA AATTGCTGAAGCTTCGAAAggatttcaaatggaaaaaatagaGGATGGGTATGAGAATATGAACCAATTCACAGTGAACCTcagtagagaagaaaaaataatacgAGAAATTGATTTTGACAGAG aggaggagggagaagaagaagaagaggaggagacagAGGATGGCGAAGGCTTGGGTGAAGTCCACACAGAGTCATCaggagaagagggagaggaggaagaggtggaAGAGGAAGGGTCAGAGGGAGCACCACAGCCACCTCAGCAGAACCCTGAAGCACAGAGTGCAGGGGGAGAGCCCCTGGCTGAACCCACTCCAGCACCAgtgctggctgccccagctggtcAG GATGTTGTTGTGACACCAAGTGGTTCCCAACAGACTCCTGAGTCTGACACTCAAGTGCCGGCCACAGCAGAAACCACGGATCCCTTGTTTTACCCTAGCTGGTATAAGTCCCAGCCACGGCAACCAAGCAGTCCAAGCTCAACCCCGGTGAGTGGGCTGGGGAAAGTAGGGACTCCTGTTTCTCTGGAAACAAGTGCAAAGAAGGCAGAAGCCCCGACATCAGCAACAATTGAGGAGAGTGCACCAGGGAGTGGTAAGGAAAGTAATGCCACTGCAGCGACGTCCAAG
- the TRIM55 gene encoding tripartite motif-containing protein 55 isoform X2: MPQEKLGMSTSLSYKSFSKEQQTMDNLEKQLICPICLEMFTKPVVILPCQHNLCRKCASDIFQASNPYLPTRGGTTVASGGRFRCPSCRHEVVLDRHGVYGLQRNLLVENIIDIYKQESTRPERKCDQPMCEEHEDERINIYCLNCEMPTCSLCKIFGAHKDCQVAPLTNVYQQQKSELSDGIAVLVGSNDRMQGIVTQLEETCKSVEECCKRQKEQLCEKFDYLYSVLEERKNEMTQIITRTQEEKLEHVRSLMKKYADHLEAVSKLVESGIQFMEEPEMAVFLQNAKTLLQKIAEASKGFQMEKIEDGYENMNQFTVNLSREEKIIREIDFDREEEGEEEEEEETEDGEGLGEVHTESSGEEGEEEEVEEEGSEGAPQPPQQNPEAQSAGGEPLAEPTPAPVLAAPAGQDVVVTPSGSQQTPESDTQVPATAETTDPLFYPSWYKSQPRQPSSPSSTPVSGLGKVGTPVSLETSAKKAEAPTSATIEESAPGSGKESNATAATSKELAFCITLLAFLIILHRLWNLIQYMICTFMGRKYFILPLTNSSNSVSGDVPIQL, encoded by the exons ATGCCCCAGGAAAAGCTAGGGATGAGCACCTCCCTGAGCTACAAGTCGTTCTCCAAAGAGCAGCAAACTATGGATAACCTGGAGAAACAGCTGATCTGCCCCATCTGCTTGGAGATGTTCACCAAGCCAGTGGtcatcctgccctgccagcacaaCCTCTGTCGGAAGTGTGCCAGTGACATCTTCCAG GCCTCCAACCCCTACCTGCCGACCAGGGGAGGCACGACTGTGGCGTCGGGGGGCCGCTTCCGCTGTCCCTCCTGCAGGCACGAGGTGGTCCTGGACCGACACGGCGTCTACGGGCTGCAGAGGAACCTGCTGGTGGAGAACATCATTGACATCTACAAGCAGGAGTCCACAAG acCTGAAAGGAAGTGTGACCAGCCAATGTGCGAAGAGCACGAAGATGAGAGGATTAATATTTATTGTTTGAACTGTGAAATGCCCACCTGCTCCTTGTGCAAAATCTTTGGTGCCCACAAAGACTGTCAGGTTGCTCCTCTTACAAATGTTTACCAGCAACAAAAG TCTGAGCTGAGTGATGGCATTGCAGTCCTGGTGGGGAGCAATGACAGAATGCAAGGGATTGTCACACAGCTGGAGGAGACCTGCAAGTCGGTTGAG GAATGCTGCAAACGACAGAAAGAACAGTTGTGTGAAAAATTTGATTATCTCTATTCTGtactggaagaaagaaaaaatgagatgACACAAATAATCACTAGAACCCAAGAGGAGAAACTGGAACACGTCCGCTCCCTGATGAAGAAGTATGCGGATCACTTGGAAGCTGTGTCAAAACTGGTTGAATCAGGAATCCAGTTCATGGAAGAACCAGAAATGGCCGTGTTTTTGCAG AATGCCAAAACATTGCTACAAAA AATTGCTGAAGCTTCGAAAggatttcaaatggaaaaaatagaGGATGGGTATGAGAATATGAACCAATTCACAGTGAACCTcagtagagaagaaaaaataatacgAGAAATTGATTTTGACAGAG aggaggagggagaagaagaagaagaggaggagacagAGGATGGCGAAGGCTTGGGTGAAGTCCACACAGAGTCATCaggagaagagggagaggaggaagaggtggaAGAGGAAGGGTCAGAGGGAGCACCACAGCCACCTCAGCAGAACCCTGAAGCACAGAGTGCAGGGGGAGAGCCCCTGGCTGAACCCACTCCAGCACCAgtgctggctgccccagctggtcAG GATGTTGTTGTGACACCAAGTGGTTCCCAACAGACTCCTGAGTCTGACACTCAAGTGCCGGCCACAGCAGAAACCACGGATCCCTTGTTTTACCCTAGCTGGTATAAGTCCCAGCCACGGCAACCAAGCAGTCCAAGCTCAACCCCGGTGAGTGGGCTGGGGAAAGTAGGGACTCCTGTTTCTCTGGAAACAAGTGCAAAGAAGGCAGAAGCCCCGACATCAGCAACAATTGAGGAGAGTGCACCAGGGAGTGGTAAGGAAAGTAATGCCACTGCAGCGACGTCCAAG GAGTTAGCATTCTGCATAACACTTTTGGCATTTCTTATCATACTACATCGTCTTTGGAATCTGATTCAATACATGATTTGTACTTTCATGGgtaggaaatatttcattttaccATTAACTAACAGTTCAAATAGTGTATCTGGTGATGTTCCTATACAGCTTTAA